A window from Acidobacteriota bacterium encodes these proteins:
- a CDS encoding 4'-phosphopantetheinyl transferase superfamily protein, whose amino-acid sequence MHALPPRIDIAFVRGIEGEPDWVPEVLDAGELARWHALHAIGRPLFLAAHVGVRMLATQRIIPATDTPTPGSEPSEFAWVTLPSGKPALTYRDGRPQPLHMSVAHGGGLAAVAVCDAGPIGIDVERVDARRNLLAIAKRFYAPEEYEALARCGADERMSLFHQWWTRKEAVLKATGTGLRGGLDVRVDAPPDSDGWRAVTLNGHPEALFVRDIRPPEHPRVFGAIAIEGQPASITHVSVRLDQSSRVAT is encoded by the coding sequence GTGCACGCGCTGCCGCCTCGAATCGACATCGCGTTCGTCCGAGGCATCGAAGGCGAACCCGACTGGGTGCCGGAAGTCCTGGATGCCGGCGAACTGGCGCGCTGGCACGCGCTCCACGCCATCGGACGACCGCTGTTCCTGGCCGCGCACGTCGGCGTGCGGATGCTCGCCACGCAACGGATCATCCCGGCCACTGACACACCCACGCCGGGATCGGAGCCGTCGGAGTTCGCATGGGTCACGCTGCCATCAGGAAAGCCAGCGCTGACGTATCGAGACGGACGACCGCAGCCACTCCACATGAGCGTCGCGCATGGCGGCGGCCTGGCAGCCGTGGCGGTCTGCGATGCCGGTCCAATCGGCATCGACGTGGAGCGCGTGGATGCGCGACGGAACCTCCTCGCGATCGCGAAGCGGTTCTATGCGCCCGAGGAATACGAGGCCCTGGCGCGATGCGGGGCCGACGAACGGATGTCGCTCTTCCACCAGTGGTGGACGCGCAAGGAAGCCGTGCTCAAGGCAACGGGAACGGGGTTGCGCGGCGGACTCGACGTGCGCGTCGACGCGCCGCCCGACAGCGACGGCTGGCGCGCCGTCACGCTGAACGGGCATCCTGAAGCGCTCTTCGTGCGCGACATCAGACCGCCGGAGCACCCCCGTGTGTTCGGGGCCATCGCCATCGAAGGCCAGCCTGCCTCAATCACGCACGTCTCGGTCCGGCTCGATCAGTCCTCGCGGGTGGCCACGTAG